A genome region from Ptiloglossa arizonensis isolate GNS036 chromosome 4, iyPtiAriz1_principal, whole genome shotgun sequence includes the following:
- the Gprk2 gene encoding G protein-coupled receptor kinase 2, with protein sequence MELENIVANTVYLKAREGGGDSNKGKSKKWRKILQFPHISQCIGLKDKLDIRYGYVVDQQPIGRLLFRQYCQDKKPAYHRYNLFLDAIEKYEIEMDENRTELAKDLFEQYLKREGSEVVDVLNDSLIAQCEERLGTGGKELFVEIAQTVKNFLAGEPFSAFQTSFYFYRYLQWKWLEAQPVTCKTFRMYRVLGKGGFGEVCACQVRATGKMYACKKLEKKRIKKRKGEMMVLIEKNILQKINSKFVVSLAYAYETKDALCLVLTIMNGGDLKFHIYNMGGEPGFDINRARFYAAEVVCGLEHLHLQGIVYRDCKPENILLDDHGHVRISDLGLAVEITEGDMVRGRVGTVGYMAPEVIDNEKYTFSPDWFSFGCLLYEMIEGQAPFRARKEKVKREEVDRRVKEDMERYSPKFTEEAKSLCQQLLKKSPKNRLGCKYGRHGAKEVKLHGFFQCLNWKRVEAGMWEPPFVPDPHAVYAKDVLDIEQFSTVKGVNLDATDDTFYSKFNTGSVSIPWQNEMIETECFKELNVLGPNNTPTPDLLINHPPPNNENRGCFPFRRQKKQSARTRQIPLSECHLLELSQSQNSEMPAS encoded by the exons ACATCAGGTATGGCTATGTGGTGGACCAGCAACCGATCGGGCGTTTGTTGTTCAGGCAGTACTGCCAGGACAAGAAGCCAGCCTACCATCGGTACAATCTTTTTCTGGATGCGATCGAGAAGTACGAGATCGAGATGGACGAGAATCGCACCGAGCTGGCGAAGGACCTGTTTGAGCAGTACCTGAAGAGAGAGGGCTCGGAGGTCGTCGACGTCTTGAACGACTCCTTGATAGCTCAGTGCGAGGAACGACTCGGTACCGGTGGGAAGGAGCTCTTTGTCGAGATCGCACAGACCGTGAAGAACTTCTTGGCGGGAGAGCCTTTTTCAGCTTTCCAAACCAGCTTCTATTTCTATAG GTACCTTCAGTGGAAATGGCTGGAAGCGCAGCCGGTGACGTGCAAGACCTTCCGTATGTACAGGGTGCTTGGAAAAGGCGGTTTCGGGGAGGTCTGCGCTTGTCAGGTGCGTGCAACAGGGAAGATGTACGCCTGCAAGAAATTGGAGAAAAAACGGATCAAAAAACGTAAAGGAGAGATGATGGTCCTAATAGAAAAGAACATACTTCAGAAGATCAATTCGAAGTTCGTGGTCTCGTTAGCATACGCGTACGAGACCAAAGACGCACTGTGTTTGGTGCTGACGATCATGAACGGCGGCGACTTGAAGTTCCATATCTACAACATGGGTGGCGAACCGGGTTTCGACATAAACCGCGCAAGGTTTTACGCGGCGGAAGTTGTTTGCGGTTTGGAGCACCTGCACCTGCAGGGGATCGTCTACAGGGATTGTAAACCGGAGAACATACTGCTGGACGATCACGGACACGTGAGGATATCGGACCTCGGACTGGCCGTTGAGATTACTGAGGGAGACATGGTGAGGGGACGAGTGGGCACGGTAGGCTACATGGCTCCAGAAGTGATCGACAATGAGAAGTACACCTTTTCGCCAGATTGGTTCAGCTTCGGTTGTCTTTTGTACGAGATGATAGAAGGCCAGGCTCCGTTTCGTGCCAGGAAGGAGAAAGTGAAGCGGGAGGAGGTCGATAGGAGAGTGAAGGAGGATATGGAGAGGTATTCGCCCAAGTTTACTGAAGAGGCGAAGAGTCTCTGCCAACAGCTGTTGAAGAAGAGCCCTAAGAACAGGCTGGGATGCAAGTATGGCAGACACGGTGCGAAGGAAGTGAAGTTACATGGGTTTTTTCAGTGCTTGAACTGGAAAAGGGTCGAGGCCGGTATGTGGGAACCGCCGTTTGTGCCGGAT CCGCACGCCGTTTATGCTAAAGATGTATTGGACATCGAGCAGTTTTCGACGGTGAAAGGTGTCAATTTGGACGCCACGGATGACACTTTCTACAGCAAATTCAATACCGGAAGCGTGTCTATTCCATGGCAAAACGAA atgataGAGACTGAATGTTTTAAGGAACTGAACGTACTAGGTCCTAATAACACACCGACTCCTGATTTACTGATAAATCATCCTCCGCCTAATAATGAGAACAGAGGTTGTTTCCCGTTTCGAAGACAG AAAAAGCAAAGCGCCCGCACAAGACAGATACCGTTATCGGAGTGCCATTTGCTGGAGCTGTCTCAGAGTCAGAATTCAGAGATGCCAGCCAGCTGA